One genomic segment of Anguilla anguilla isolate fAngAng1 chromosome 2, fAngAng1.pri, whole genome shotgun sequence includes these proteins:
- the ptger1c gene encoding prostaglandin E receptor 1c (subtype EP1) produces the protein MAYETIPSSPLSSLHPSSSSSSALPDPSLLLPSVRNASAPSPELPKPAALGMTCITMTLGAVSNLAALAILSRSSARRRRRPKSPFLLLTGALLLTDLAGHLIPGALALHLHLERGRGWGRGLGEGRGRAEPGAGLCRLFGACMVFFGLCPLLLGGAMAVERCLGITRPLLHAAVATVSHARRAAALLASLALLLALLPLVAVGSYTPQFPGTWCFLPVHRPPTAADAGLALAFSSLGLAALALSLFCNSLSGLALLQARLASRGAQKAFLTGAGRDQHGVTGRPAFPSPVRSLDVEMMAQLAGITVVSCVCWTPFLVLVSASVGRFHGSSGPSGPGQGPRPYERQVLLGLRMASWNQILDPWVYILLRRAVLRRLCGLLQPQRPSITHSSSSCADWPGPDACLRRHAQHKTLTRQHGKIRTHT, from the exons ATGGCTTACGAGACCATCCcgtcctctcctctttcctccctccatccgtcctcctcctcctcttccgcCTTGCCCGACCCATCGCTGCTGCTCCCCTCGGTCCGGAACGCCAGCGCGCCGTCGCCGGAGCTCCCCAAACCTGCGGCCCTGGGGATGACCTGCATCACCATGACGCTGGGCGCCGTCTCCAACCTGGCGGCGCTGGCGATCCTGTCGCGCTCGTCCGCCCGGCGCCGCCGGCGCCCCAAGTCGCCGTTCCTCCTCCTGACGGGGGCGCTGCTGCTCACCGACCTGGCGGGCCACCTCATCCCGGGGGCGCTGGCcctgcacctccacctggagcgagggcggggttgggggcggggcttgggcgaggggcggggccgggccgagccgggggcggggctttgccGGCTGTTCGGGGCCTGCATGGTGTTCTTCGGCCTCTGTCCCCTGCTGCTGGGCGGGGCCATGGCGGTGGAGCGTTGCCTGGGGATCACCCGGCCCCTCCTCCATGCCGCCGTGGCGACCGTCAGCCACGCCCGCCGCGCCGCGGCCCTGCTGGCCTCCCTGGCCCTCCTGCTGGCActgctccccctggtggccgtGGGCAGCTACACGCCCCAGTTCCCGGGGACCTGGTGCTTCCTGCCGGTGCACCGCCCCCCCACAGCCGCCGACGCCGGCCTGGCCCTGGCCTTCTCCAGCCTGGGGCTTGCGGCGCTCGCTCTGTCCCTCTTCTGCAACTCCTTGAGCGGACTGGCTCTGCTGCAGGCCCGGCTGGCCTCCAGAGGGGCCCAGAAGGCCTTCCTCACGGGGGCGGGGCGAGATCAACACGGGGTCACCGGCCGACCAGCCTTCCCCTCCCCCGTACGCTCGCTGGACGTGGAGATGATGGCGCAGCTGGCTGGGATTACTGTGGTCTCCTGTGTCTGCTGGACCCCTTTCCTG gttCTGGTCTCGGCGTCGGTGGGGCGGTTCCACGGCAGTTCTGGGCCGAGCGGTCCGGGCCAGGGCCCGCGTCCGTACGAGCGGCAGGTTCTGCTCGGCCTGCGCATGGCCTCCTGGAACCAGATCCTGGACCCGTGGGTCTACATCCTGCTGCGCCGGGCGGTGCTGCGCAGGCTCTGCGGTCTGCTGCAGCCGCAGCGCCCCAGCATCACGCACAGCAGCAGCTCCTGCGCAGACTGGCCCGGACCGGACGCCTGTCTGCGCAGACACGCGCAGCACAAAACGCTGACACGGCAGCACGGAAAGATACGTACTCACACATGA